The proteins below are encoded in one region of Apium graveolens cultivar Ventura chromosome 4, ASM990537v1, whole genome shotgun sequence:
- the LOC141719324 gene encoding protein IRX15-LIKE-like, whose protein sequence is MKNTINTNTNTKLILLHPYIQKQGGSNRLWLLAFASFFTVAFLLTFIYTREHSIIPKTVVTAVSTVSTTSISSPPLSKTLVKALVHYASRSNDTDRMSYTDIKQISDVLRQCPSPCNFLIFGLTHETLLWQALNHNGRTVFIDENRYYAAYMEEKFPEIEVYDVQYSTKISELKELVTLVRQQVHNECRPVQNLLFSDCKLGLNDLPNQLYELDWDIILVDGPRGYWPEGPGRMSAIFTAGVLARSKKGGNHKTHVLVHDFNREVERVCTDEFLCRENMVKSKDLLGHFVLERMDGSSTQFCQNNYTTKVAASSSFSS, encoded by the coding sequence ATGAAGAACACAATCAACACCAATACAAACACAAAGCTCATTCTCCTCCACCCTTACATCCAAAAACAAGGCGGCTCTAATCGCCTATGGCTTCTCGCATTCGCTTCATTTTTCACCGTAGCCTTCCTCTTAACATTCATTTACACCCGAGAACATTCCATTATCCCGAAAACTGTCGTAACAGCAGTCTCCACTGTCTCCACCACCTCCATCTCGTCTCCACCGCTATCAAAAACTCTAGTCAAGGCACTCGTACACTACGCCTCGCGCTCCAACGACACAGATCGCATGTCATACACTGACATTAAACAAATCTCTGACGTGTTACGACAATGTCCATCGCCATGTAACTTCCTAATTTTCGGGCTCACACACGAAACTCTCCTCTGGCAAGCTCTCAACCACAATGGCCGTACTGTTTTCATAGATGAAAACAGGTATTATGCTGCATACATGGAAGAAAAATTCCCCGAGATCGAGGTCTATGATGTTCAATACTCAACAAAAATAAGCGAGCTCAAAGAACTTGTTACATTAGTAAGACAACAAGTACACAACGAATGCAGACCTGTACAAAACCTACTCTTTTCGGATTGTAAACTCGGGCTTAACGATCTTCCAAACCAGTTATACGAACTTGACTGGGATATCATTTTAGTCGATGGACCGCGAGGTTATTGGCCTGAAGGTCCTGGCAGGATGTCAGCAATATTCACAGCAGGTGTGTTAGCAAGGAGCAAAAAAGGAGGGAACCATAAAACACATGTGTTAGTGCATGATTTTAACAGAGAGGTGGAGAGAGTTTGTACAGATGAGTTTTTGTGTAGGGAGAATATGGTAAAGTCAAAGGATTTGTTGGGGCATTTTGTGTTGGAAAGAATGGATGGTAGTAGCACTCAGTTCTGTCAGAATAATTATACTACAAAGGTTGCAGcttcatcatctttttcttcaTGA